The sequence below is a genomic window from Prosthecobacter dejongeii.
CCAGGCGTCATCATGAAGGGCAAACGCGCCCGTGGTGAGGTCATCAGCATCGCCCTGGCCAACAGCGGCCAGCACCAAGACACCGGTGCCAAGATGGTGCACGCTGCGGATGACACGACCAGCAACGTCATCTCGAAGTCCATCTCCATCGGCGAAGGCCGCAGCACCTATCGCGGCCTGGTCCACATCCCCAAGCACCTGAAGGGCTGCAAAAACAACACCGAGTGCGATGCCCTGCTGATCAACAGCAACAGCCGCACCGATACGTACCCAGCCATCAGTGTGCGTGGTGATCAACACTCCACCCAGCACGAAGCCAGCGTCAGCCAGGTGAGTGCCGACCAGATCTTTTACCTCATGCAGCGCGGCCTCAGCGAGGCTGAAGCCATGAGCCTCAGCGTGAATGGTTTCATCAATGACCTCGTGAAGGAATTCCCGATGGAATACAGCGTGGAATTGAAACGCCTGATTGACCTCGAAATGGAAGGCAGCGTGGGCTGATATTTCGATGGTGGGCCATCTTGTCCCACTCCCTCCTCCCCCGATTTCACGCCATGTCTGCTACTCTCGCTCCCACCCCCAAAAACTCTCCCGCTCCTGTGTCCGAAGCTCCTGATTCTCCTGCTCCCTCCGGCCTCGAAATCATCGCGCCTGTGCGTGATGAAACCTCGGCTCCAGGCTGGTTCCTTGCCCGTGCCGAAGCGGCCTGGGCTGAGTTCCAGAAGCTGCCAGTGCCCAGCGTGAAGGATGAGAGCTGGCGCTACTCGAACGCCAAGAACATCGAGCTGAGCGTGCACAGCCCAGCCTCAGTGGCGACCGAGGCCCAGAAACAGCAGGCCTTGGCCGCCTCTGAAGGGCTTAAGGAATGCACCGCCCGTTTTGTCTTCGTGAACGATGAGCTCATCGAATCTCAAACCGATGCCCTGCCCGCCGGCGTGGTGTGCGTAAACTTTGCCGAAGCTCTGAAATCCCACGGCGATGTGCTGAAGGAGCACTTCATGAAGCGCGAGATGACCCTGGGCTCGGCCAAATTTGCCGCTCTGCATCTGGCCCATGTGAAGGCTGGGACGGTGATCCTGGTGCCGAAGAATGTGGTCCTCGAAAAACCCATCGAAGTTTTCCACTGGGTGGTGGGTGATCACGCTGCCATCTTCCCCCACACGCTCATCGTTACGGGCGACAACGCTGAAGTCAGTGTGGTGGACCATTACCGCAGCCTGGATGGCGAAGGTGGCCTGAGCGTCGCCATTGCTGATATCGTCAGCGGCACGGGCAGCCGTATCACCTATGCTGCCTGCCAGGAACTGGCCGATGATGCGCAAGCCCTGCATCTTTCCAGCATCGTCGCTGGCCGTGACTCCACGGTGAAAAGCTTCCAGGTCCAACTGGGTGCCGAGTTTAGCCGTAGCGAAAGCGTGAGCGATCTCATCGGCCAGGGTGCGCATAGCGATATGCTCAGCGTGTCTTTGCCCATCGGTGAACAGATCGTTGATCAACGCACGCTGCAGAACCACAAAGCTCCTCATGCAACGAGTGACCTGCTCTACAAGAACGCCCTGTATGGCAAGTCCCGCAGCATCTTCAGCGGCCTGATCACGGTGGATGAAACCGCGCACTATACAGACGCCTACCAGACCTGCCGCAACCTGCTGAACAGTAACGAAGCGGAAGCCACCTCGCTCCCCGGATTAGAGATCAATGCCGACCAGGTGAAGTGCAGCCACGGTGCCACCAGCGGCCCCATCAGCGATGAAGAGCTCTTTTACCTGAAGGCACGCGGTATCAGCGACAGTGAATCCCGCAAGTTGATCATCGAAGGTTTTTTGGCGGATGTGTTGAAGCGTTTTGGCAACAGTGAAGTGCTGGACACTTTGGTAGCCCGCATTGACGAGAAGCTGGAGCGTGCCGTCTAACTAGAAATGTGGCGGTGTGATCAACCCTCATGACGACCCGCCTGCTCAGATTTTCTCATCGGGCAGGCTGGGCCGTTCTGGTGCTGGGCATCGCCTTGCAGTTCGGACTGAAGGATCATCTGTTCGGCTTTCGGCTGCTGTTTTATGCAATGCCCAAGCCCTGCCTGCTAGCGCTCGCTGTCACACTTTTGGTTTGGCCAAAAACCGGGTTCAAATCGCGCGGCACCGCCGCGCTTCTAGCTGTGTTTCTTGGCAGCACCTGGATGATGGCCTCCTGGCGCGGCACAGCCCCCCCTCTCTCCCAGCGAGATGAATCCACTGAGGTTCGCGTCCTTTACTGGAACCTCTGCCGCCCCAAAGAATTGCACCAGGGCATGGTGGATCTGGTGAAAGAGTTTCAACCCCATGTAGCTGCCTTTGTGGAGCCTGGTCGCAGCCAGATGGAAGAAAACTGCCGCCGCTATGAGGCATTGCTTCCTGGCTACCAGGCTGCCTGGATGCCGCGGGGCATTCTATGGTTATCACGCGTGCCCTCACGTTATCGCGACCGTGGAAAGCTGGAAGGCGCAGGTGCCTATGCCCGCTTTGATGTCAATGGTCTGGGCCCGACGTTCCCCATCGTGGTAGCGGATGTTCACCCCCATCCTTTCCATTGGCGCAAAGGCCAGTTGGATGAGGCGCTCACCCAGGCTCAGGGCAGGGGAGATGCCATTTTAGTCGGAGACTTCAACACCCCGCTCGAGTCAGGTCTGCTGGAAGATTACCGGAAGCATTTCACCCATGCGCTGGAGGTAGCGGGGGAAGGCTTCAAGGAAACTTGGCCGCTGGGATTACCTTTATTAAGCTTGGATCACTTTTGGTTAGGCCCTGATTGGGAAGTGGTGGAAGCCCGCAAAGTCTGGCGCATCACCAGCAGTGATCACGCCGCTCTGTGCGTCACGCTACGGCGTAAGGCTAAGTGAAGCCGGGATAGTTGCCCTGGACGAAGAACTGCCGAAATCAGAGGGCAGGTAGGAGTGCCCGCCTCACGTCAGTCCACCGACCACTCCACCGCCACTTGCTGCTCGCGGCCATTGCGGTCGTGGTATTTTACAAAGCCATTTTTAGCCCCGTATTCGTGGACGCATTTGGTCACCTTCACATCAAAGGCGCAGTATTCGGCGATTTCGGCCAACTTACCCTGCTGCCACCAGCGGATGGCTTCGAGACCATCGGCCGTTTTGCCCGTGCCCAAACTTGCTGCGGCCACGGCTTCCAGCTTCAGGCGATGCCCGAGCTTTTTTTCCAAATCCACCAGCAAATCCAGGTCCCGGACTTGCTCGCGAAAATCAAAAATGGTGTGCCCCATGAGTACTTCGTAGTCGAAGCTCACGTGGTTAAAACCCACGACGAGATCCGCCCGCGTGAGCTGGTGGATCAGATCTGAGGTTTCATCTTCCTGGAAGATGCGGTACTCCCCCAGCTTGGTGCTGTAAGTGACCGCGATGGAAATGCCCATCTTGTGCTTGTTCCCCCAGCCGCCCACATCATTCGCGGTGCGGCGGGTTTCTAAGTCGAAATAGACGATGTCCCGAGCCATCGTACTCAGAGACGATAAACGATACGCGCCTTGTCCATATCGTAAGGCGACATTTCGATTTTAACATTGTCACCGATGACCAGACGGATGAAGCGCTTGCGCATCTTCCCGGAAATGTGGGCGAGAACTTCGTGACCATTCTTCAACTTCACGCGGAACATGGTCCCGGCAAGCACAGCGGAAATGACGCCATCGAGTTCGATCGCCTCTTCCTTCTGCTTAAGTTCATCTTCAGGTGGCGGCGGGGGTGGCGGACGGCGACCAGATCCACCACGCGGTGGACCGGATGGACGACGAGGCCCACCACGATTGTTTGAACGGCGAGGAGGAGGCATAGATAACGCAACGTGGGTCCTTCAGAAACCCAGAAGCCGTTAAAGTGCTGCGCGTGGAGGTGATTGACAACCTCTAATTTGTCTCGTT
It includes:
- the sufD gene encoding Fe-S cluster assembly protein SufD, producing MSATLAPTPKNSPAPVSEAPDSPAPSGLEIIAPVRDETSAPGWFLARAEAAWAEFQKLPVPSVKDESWRYSNAKNIELSVHSPASVATEAQKQQALAASEGLKECTARFVFVNDELIESQTDALPAGVVCVNFAEALKSHGDVLKEHFMKREMTLGSAKFAALHLAHVKAGTVILVPKNVVLEKPIEVFHWVVGDHAAIFPHTLIVTGDNAEVSVVDHYRSLDGEGGLSVAIADIVSGTGSRITYAACQELADDAQALHLSSIVAGRDSTVKSFQVQLGAEFSRSESVSDLIGQGAHSDMLSVSLPIGEQIVDQRTLQNHKAPHATSDLLYKNALYGKSRSIFSGLITVDETAHYTDAYQTCRNLLNSNEAEATSLPGLEINADQVKCSHGATSGPISDEELFYLKARGISDSESRKLIIEGFLADVLKRFGNSEVLDTLVARIDEKLERAV
- a CDS encoding ribonuclease H-like domain-containing protein — encoded protein: MARDIVYFDLETRRTANDVGGWGNKHKMGISIAVTYSTKLGEYRIFQEDETSDLIHQLTRADLVVGFNHVSFDYEVLMGHTIFDFREQVRDLDLLVDLEKKLGHRLKLEAVAAASLGTGKTADGLEAIRWWQQGKLAEIAEYCAFDVKVTKCVHEYGAKNGFVKYHDRNGREQQVAVEWSVD
- a CDS encoding endonuclease/exonuclease/phosphatase family protein, producing the protein MTTRLLRFSHRAGWAVLVLGIALQFGLKDHLFGFRLLFYAMPKPCLLALAVTLLVWPKTGFKSRGTAALLAVFLGSTWMMASWRGTAPPLSQRDESTEVRVLYWNLCRPKELHQGMVDLVKEFQPHVAAFVEPGRSQMEENCRRYEALLPGYQAAWMPRGILWLSRVPSRYRDRGKLEGAGAYARFDVNGLGPTFPIVVADVHPHPFHWRKGQLDEALTQAQGRGDAILVGDFNTPLESGLLEDYRKHFTHALEVAGEGFKETWPLGLPLLSLDHFWLGPDWEVVEARKVWRITSSDHAALCVTLRRKAK
- the infA gene encoding translation initiation factor IF-1 codes for the protein MELDGVISAVLAGTMFRVKLKNGHEVLAHISGKMRKRFIRLVIGDNVKIEMSPYDMDKARIVYRL